The genomic DNA TTCGGTCGTGATGAACCGCGAAGTGTCGCTCGACAGCTGTGCCGTGGCGCAGGGTAACCTCTCCGTGACGGTTAACCGCTCTGCCAACGTCAGTCAGCCTGATACCCCGTTCGGGGGTGGCCAGACCGTGGTGACGCCACAAACGCAGATTGATTTGCGCCAGAGCGGTGGATCGCTGCAGAGCGTACGCTCCAGCGCGAACCTCAATAGCGTGGTTCGGGCCCTGAATGCCCTGGGGGCGACGCCGATGGATCTGATGTCGATTCTGCAATCTATGCAAAGCGCGGGCTGTCTGCGCGCCAAACTGGAAATCATCTGATGCTGACCGATAGCAAGCTGTTGACCGGTGCTGCCTGGGATGCCCAGTCGCTCAACGAACTGAAAACCAAAGCAGGTAAGGATCCGGCGGCGAATATCCGCCCGGTCGCCCGCCAGGTGGAAGGGATGTTTGTACAGATGATGCTGAAAAGCATGCGTGAAACCCTGCCGAAAGACGGGATGTTCAGCAGTGATTCAACCCGTCTTTACACCAGCATGTATGACCAGCAGATTGCGCAGCAGATGACCGCCGGGAAAGGCCTCGGTCTGGCTGATATGATTGTCAAACAGACCGAAACCGCGCAGGGCATCCAGCCGGATGATAAGCCACAGCAGGTGCCGATGAAGTTCGACCTGCAAACGGTGACCAGTTATCAGAATCAGGCCCTGACGCAGATGGTGCGCAAAGCCGTACCGAAGGCCACGAGCACCAGCGATGAGCCACTTTCTGGCGACAGCAAAGACTTCCTGGCGCAGCTCTCGCTGCCGGCACGTCTTGCCAGTGAACAGAGCGGCGTGCCTCACCACCTGATCCTCGCGCAGGCGGCGCTGGAGTCCGGCTGGGGTCAGCGGCAGATCCGTAAAGAAAACGGCGATCCGAGCTTTAACATCTTCGGCGTGAAGGCCACGTCGAGCTGGAAGGGGCCGACCACCGAGATCACCACCACTGAATATGAAAACGGTGCGGCGGTGAAGGTTAAAGCCAAATTCCGTGTCTATAGCTCCTATCTGGAAGCCTTATCCGACTATGTGGGCCTGTTGAGCCGAAATCCGCGTTACACCGCCGTTACACAGGCGGCAACCGCGGAGCAGGGCGCTCAGGCACTGCAGAATGCGGGCTACGCCACCGATCCGAACTATGCGCGTAAGCTCACCAGTATGATTCAGCAGCTGAAATCGATGGGCGAGAAGGTCAGCAAAGCCTATAGCACAGATATCGAAAATCTGTTCTGAAAGTTCTCAAGTCCCGGTGGAGGCTGCCGATAACCTTCATCAGGACTCGTGTCTGAACGTATAAAAGGAACCCCCATGTCCAGTTTGATTAACAGTGCCATGAGTGGCCTCAGTGCTGCGCAGTCGGCACTCAATACCGTCAGTAATAATATTTCAAGCTATAACGTGGCAGGTTATACCCGCCAGACGACAGTGCTGGGCGCGTCAAACAGCACGCTGACCGGCGGTGGCTGGGTAGGTAACGGGGTTTATGTCTCCGGTGTCCAGCGTGAGTATGATGCATTCATTACCAACCAGCTGCGCGCCGCGCAGACCCAGAGCAGCGGCCTGACTACGCGCTATCAGCAGATGTCAAAGATCGACGATGTGCTCTCGGATACCACCAACTCACTCTCTACCACGCTGCAGGACTTCTTCAAAAGTCTGCAGACGCTGGTGAGCAACGCGGAAGATCCGGCTGCGCGCCAGACGGTGCTGGGCAAAGCGGATGGCCTGGTCAATCAGTTTAAAACCAACGATCAGTATCTTCGCGATCAGGATTCTCAGGTGAATACCGCGATTTCTGCCAGCGTCGATCAAATTAATAACTACGCCAAACAGATTGCGAACCTGAACGATCAGATTTCCCGTCTGACCGGCGTGGGTGCTGGCTCATCACCAAATGACCTGCTCGATCAACGCGATCAGCTGGTGAGCGAACTGAATAAAATTGTCGGTGTTGAAGTTTCTGTGCAGGATGGCGGCACGTATAACGTCTCATTTGGCACCGGTTACAGCCTGGTACAGGGGAGCAAAGCGAACCAGCTGGCTGCGGTGAATTCCAGCGCAGACCCAACCCGTACAACGCTGGCCTATACCGATGACGTTTCCGGCAATATCGAAATTCCTGAGAAGCTGATTACTACCGGCACCCTTGGCGGTTTACTCACCTTCCGCTCTGAAGATCTGGATAAAGCGCGTAATAGCCTTAACCAGATGGCGCTGGCCTTTGCTGACGCGATGAACAAGCAGCATGAAGCGGGTTTTGATGCTAACGGCGATGCTGGCGGCAAGCTCTTTGACTTTGGCTCGCCTGCGGTTGTGTCCAACAGCAAGAATTCAGGTACCGCCGCGCTGACAGCCTCCGTGGCTGACAGTACTAAAGTCCAGGCAACGGATTATAAGCTGCAGTTCAACGGAACCGACTGGACCATTACGCGTACGTCGGATAAGACCAGTTTCACGATGAGTCCGGATGCGAGCGGCAATCTGTCTTTCGACGGCCTGAATGTCAACGTGAGCGGTACCGCGAATAACAAAGACAGTTTTGTTGTGAAGCCCGTTTCTGATGTCATCGTAAACATGGAACTCAAGTTTAATGATGAGTCCAAACTGGCGATGGCATCGACAAGCGCCGGTGGCGAAAGTGACAACCGCAACGGTCAAAAATTGCTGGATCTGCAAAATAGCAAGCTTGTCGGCGGGAATAAGTCTTTCAATGATGCTTATGCTTCCCTCGTCAGTACCGTTGGTAGCTCAACAGCGGCACTGAAAACCAGCAGCGAAACGAAAGCGAATGTGGCGACGCAGTTAACCAAACAGCAGCAGTCGATCTCAGGGGTAAACCTTGACGAAGAGTACGGCAATTTGCAGCGCTATCAGCAGTATTACCTCGCTAATGCGCAGGTTCTACAAACTGCCAGCTCGCTCTTTGATGCAATCATTAATATTCGCTAAGGCTGAGGTGAAACATGCGTATTAGCACCCAGATGATGTACGACCAAAACATGCGCGGGATCACCGATTCCCAGAGCAAGTGGTTGAGTTATGGTGAACAAATGTCCACCGGCAAGCGTGTCAATCGTCCGTCGGACGATCCCATCGCGGCGTCGCAGGCTATTGTTCTGTCACAATCACAGTCACAAAATAGCCAGTTTGCGTTGGCAAGATCGTTCGCATCACAAAAAGTTTCTCTCGAAGATAATGTGCTTAACCAGGTCACTGCCGCTATCACCAGTGCTAAAGAGAAATTAGTCTATGCCGGAAACGCAACCTTAAGTGATGACGATCGCCTGTCGCTGGCGAGCGATTTGCAAGGTATTCGCGACCAATTGATGAACCTTGCAAACACCGCGGATGGTAATGGTCGGTTTATTTTTGCCGGCTTTAAGACTGAAGTGCCACCGTTTGATTCCGTTACCGGTGATTACAAAGGCGGTACTGAGGCTATTTCGCAGCAGGTTGATACCGCGCGTAATATGGTCATTAGCCACACGGGTCAGCAGATCTTCGAAAGCATCACCAGTAACGCCAAAGAACTGCCTGGTGGCGGATATGGCGAGACGAACATGTTCAAGATCCTCGATACGGCGATTACCGCGCTTAAGGTTCCCGTCGATACCGACTCTGCTGCAGCTGAAGCACAGGGGAAAATCATTTCTGATGCTCAAACCGGCATCACAAATACCCAGAACAACATTCTTACTGTCGCTGCTGATGTAGGTACCAAGATGAACGAGCTTGAAAAGCTGGATAACCTTGGTGACGATCGTGCACTGGGCCAGACTAAGCAGATGAGCGACCTGGTTGATGTGGACTGGAACGCAGCGATCTCCTCTTATACCATGCAGCAGGCCGCGCTGCAGGCATCTTATAAAGCGTTTAGCGATATGCAGGGCATGTCCCTGTTCCAGCTGAACAGATAACATCTTGACCTCTTGGAACATGTCTTGAAACTGGGCATGTTTTACTGCCCAATCCGTGTGGATTGGGCATTTTTTTAGGCGATTTCTGCCGGTGCGGAGGCGACGCGTGCACTTTCAATCAGACGTATTGCCAGCGCAATGACACCGCATACCGTTGCCAGGGCAACCACGCCCGTCCAGCCAGCCAGCGTGTAGATTTTACTCCCCGCAGCCGAACCCAGCGCCATGCCGATAAAGACCACCGTAAAGAGCAGGGCATTAAGACGCCCCCTGGCCTGAGGCTCAAGGCTATAGACCAGATTCTGGTGCGCCACCAGACTGGACTGCAGGCCCAGATCAAACCCGATGGCTGAGACAGCAATCAGAATCAGTTGTCCATGAAGACCCAGCGCGGGCATCAGGAACATCAGGGCAAACGAGACGGTAACCAGTGCTGCGCCAAGCTGCGTGACTTTTCCGGCGCCCAGCTTGTCCGCCAGACCTCCCGCCAGCGGGGCGGCTAAGGCCCCCGCGGCCCCGGCAATACCAAAACCACCCGCGACGGCGCTCCCCAGGTGATAGCGCTCCAGCAGCATGACCGCCAGCGTTGACCAAAAGGCGCTAAAGGCAATCGAGAGAAAACCTTGTGCCAGTGCTGCACGACGCAGAGCCGGATAACGACGCCACAGATGTTCCATTGAGCGCATCAGGGCGGGATAACTCAGCGTGGAGTGAATGGCAAAACGCGGGAGTACCCGCCACATCACCGCCCCAATAAATGCGATGCTTACAGCGGCCAACTGATACATGACGCGCCAGCCAAAAGCTTCACCCACCACACCGCTGACGGTTCGCGACAGCAAGATACCCATCAGCAACCCTGTCATCACGGTTCCCACGGTTTTTCCCTGTTTCCCTTCGGGGGCGAGGATAGCCGCTGCGGGAACGATATCCTGTGCCATGGTCGCGGCCATGCCAATCAGCAGGCTTGCCAGCAGCAGTGAGTGCTGCTGCCCGGTCAGGCTGCAGCCCAGCAGAAACAGTGCCAGGGCGGCGCTTTTTATCAGGATTAACGTCCTGCGGTCGTGACGATCGCCAAGCGGCAACAGAAAAAGAATACCGAGCGCGTAGCCTGCCTGGGTTAGTGTCGGGACCAGCCCCATCCCTTCAATACTAAGATGAAGGTCGGCGCCTATCAGCGGCAGCAGCGGTTGCGCGTAGTAAATGGATGCGACGCTAAAGCCAGCCCCCAGAGCCAGCATAAAAATCACCCAGCGACTGGCGGCATGGGGAGCAGTTGTTGTGTTCATAAGACGTTCCTCACTCATAATGTGCCGCTATTTTTTATCACTACGCCTTGCGACGGTAGAGGGCCTGGTGGTAAAACGCTTATACGTTTGGCGTATAGCAGGGAAAATGATGAAGCGAGTTGAGCGTATAGACAGGGTGGAACTCATGCGCACATTTGTTCGTATTGTGGAAAGCGGATCGCTATCTGGGGCGGCAAGACTGCTTGCGACGAGCCAGGCCACGGTGAGCCGCCGCCTTCAGTCTCTGGAAACGCTGCTGGGGGTACGGCTTTTATTGCGAACCACCCATGCAACAAAACTTACCGATGACGGCGAGCGCTGCTATCAACATGCCCGGCGGGTCATTGATAGCTGGCTGGCACTGGAAGATGAAATCGGCCAGACGGAGGACGAGCCGGTTGGGGTGTTACGGGTACGTGCACCGCACGCCTTTGGGCAGGATCAGCTCCTGAGACCGTTAACGGAGTTTTTGCAGCGTTATCCTCAGCTGTCGGTGGAGTGGGTGCTCAACGATAAGTCGGTGGATTTTCTGAGCGACAATCTGGATTGTGCTATTCGAGTTGGCGCAGAGGTGGATCCGGCAACCGTCTCCGTGCTGCTGGCGGAAGTGCCACGCTGTGTGGTGGCTTCGCCTGCGCTGCTGGACCAGTTTGCGCCGGTTCACACACCGGAGGATCTGCAGGCGCTGCCCTGGATTGCCATCAGCACGTTCTATCAGCGACATGTGGAGTTGTGGGATGATCTTTCACAAGTAAAACGCATCTCCATTGCGCCACGGCTAAGCACGGATAGCCTGCATGTTGCGCGCAATACCGCCCTGACAGGGTTAGGGGTGGCGATGGTTTCAAGCTGGACGGTCAAG from Enterobacter ludwigii includes the following:
- the flgK gene encoding flagellar hook-associated protein FlgK is translated as MSSLINSAMSGLSAAQSALNTVSNNISSYNVAGYTRQTTVLGASNSTLTGGGWVGNGVYVSGVQREYDAFITNQLRAAQTQSSGLTTRYQQMSKIDDVLSDTTNSLSTTLQDFFKSLQTLVSNAEDPAARQTVLGKADGLVNQFKTNDQYLRDQDSQVNTAISASVDQINNYAKQIANLNDQISRLTGVGAGSSPNDLLDQRDQLVSELNKIVGVEVSVQDGGTYNVSFGTGYSLVQGSKANQLAAVNSSADPTRTTLAYTDDVSGNIEIPEKLITTGTLGGLLTFRSEDLDKARNSLNQMALAFADAMNKQHEAGFDANGDAGGKLFDFGSPAVVSNSKNSGTAALTASVADSTKVQATDYKLQFNGTDWTITRTSDKTSFTMSPDASGNLSFDGLNVNVSGTANNKDSFVVKPVSDVIVNMELKFNDESKLAMASTSAGGESDNRNGQKLLDLQNSKLVGGNKSFNDAYASLVSTVGSSTAALKTSSETKANVATQLTKQQQSISGVNLDEEYGNLQRYQQYYLANAQVLQTASSLFDAIINIR
- a CDS encoding MFS transporter, which encodes MNTTTAPHAASRWVIFMLALGAGFSVASIYYAQPLLPLIGADLHLSIEGMGLVPTLTQAGYALGILFLLPLGDRHDRRTLILIKSAALALFLLGCSLTGQQHSLLLASLLIGMAATMAQDIVPAAAILAPEGKQGKTVGTVMTGLLMGILLSRTVSGVVGEAFGWRVMYQLAAVSIAFIGAVMWRVLPRFAIHSTLSYPALMRSMEHLWRRYPALRRAALAQGFLSIAFSAFWSTLAVMLLERYHLGSAVAGGFGIAGAAGALAAPLAGGLADKLGAGKVTQLGAALVTVSFALMFLMPALGLHGQLILIAVSAIGFDLGLQSSLVAHQNLVYSLEPQARGRLNALLFTVVFIGMALGSAAGSKIYTLAGWTGVVALATVCGVIALAIRLIESARVASAPAEIA
- the flgL gene encoding flagellar hook-associated protein FlgL gives rise to the protein MRISTQMMYDQNMRGITDSQSKWLSYGEQMSTGKRVNRPSDDPIAASQAIVLSQSQSQNSQFALARSFASQKVSLEDNVLNQVTAAITSAKEKLVYAGNATLSDDDRLSLASDLQGIRDQLMNLANTADGNGRFIFAGFKTEVPPFDSVTGDYKGGTEAISQQVDTARNMVISHTGQQIFESITSNAKELPGGGYGETNMFKILDTAITALKVPVDTDSAAAEAQGKIISDAQTGITNTQNNILTVAADVGTKMNELEKLDNLGDDRALGQTKQMSDLVDVDWNAAISSYTMQQAALQASYKAFSDMQGMSLFQLNR
- a CDS encoding LysR family transcriptional regulator, which gives rise to MCRYFLSLRLATVEGLVVKRLYVWRIAGKMMKRVERIDRVELMRTFVRIVESGSLSGAARLLATSQATVSRRLQSLETLLGVRLLLRTTHATKLTDDGERCYQHARRVIDSWLALEDEIGQTEDEPVGVLRVRAPHAFGQDQLLRPLTEFLQRYPQLSVEWVLNDKSVDFLSDNLDCAIRVGAEVDPATVSVLLAEVPRCVVASPALLDQFAPVHTPEDLQALPWIAISTFYQRHVELWDDLSQVKRISIAPRLSTDSLHVARNTALTGLGVAMVSSWTVKQDIQEGRLVHLLPQWQPAALPVHLVYPWSRYYPARLRRFLEMMKRVMPDIAGMRKPAREQ
- the flgJ gene encoding flagellar assembly peptidoglycan hydrolase FlgJ, with the protein product MLTDSKLLTGAAWDAQSLNELKTKAGKDPAANIRPVARQVEGMFVQMMLKSMRETLPKDGMFSSDSTRLYTSMYDQQIAQQMTAGKGLGLADMIVKQTETAQGIQPDDKPQQVPMKFDLQTVTSYQNQALTQMVRKAVPKATSTSDEPLSGDSKDFLAQLSLPARLASEQSGVPHHLILAQAALESGWGQRQIRKENGDPSFNIFGVKATSSWKGPTTEITTTEYENGAAVKVKAKFRVYSSYLEALSDYVGLLSRNPRYTAVTQAATAEQGAQALQNAGYATDPNYARKLTSMIQQLKSMGEKVSKAYSTDIENLF